The DNA segment GAATTATGCGCTATGTAATGGATAATGTCGGGAATACATTTTCTGCAAAAGCAATATCCGATTATTTCAAAAATCAATATAGAAAAGTGGATATTAACACCGTCTATACCTATCTTGAGGCACTTGAAAGCTCCTATGTAATTCAAAAAGTGAACCGGTATGACATTCAAGGAAAAGAGATTTTAAAGACCCAGGAAAAATATTATCTGGCTGATCATGGAATTCAACATGCTGTCTTTGGATACCGGGATCGAAACATTTCTGGTGTACTGGAAAATATTGTCTATAATGAGCTAAGACGGCGCAAGTACACAGTGTATATCGGAAAGCTCAAAACAAAAGAAATCGATTTTATTGCTGAGCGCAAAAATGAAAAGCTCTATATCCAGGTAAGTTATAAAATGGAGAGTGAAAAAACGGTCTTGAGAGAGTTTGAGCCGTTGCTGCAGATTAAAGATCACTATCCCAAATGCATTATCTCAATGGATGATCATTTTCAGGACAATATCGAAGGAGTTCGACATGTACACCTTCTTGATTTTCTGTTAGAGGATTGATGTTGTACCATACGGCTGCCCGGCTTCAGGGATATAGTTTTTATGCATATTCCCATAAAAACTATGTTGGTGACATGCCCGGACAGGCTAATCGGCTCAGAAAATAGCATAAATTGAGCCGAATACGTGATATAATCGGCTCATGTACATCTGGCAGCACAATGAATGGCCTCGCTTTCGCTATCAGTTACCGGGCCTGGAAGACCTGTTGTATCTGTTTGCTGAGCGTGTCGGGCGGGTGAGCGGGGCCTGGCATGCGCTTGCGGAGCCGAACCGCCAGGAGGCTATGCTGCAGATCATGTCAGCGGAGGCGGTCAAATCATCAGAAATCGAGGGCCTGCAGCTGAACCGGGGCGATGTATATTCATCGATCCAGAAGAATCTGGGACTGGCGCTGGATGAGAAGCATATCGGTGATCGACGGGCGGCCGGTGCTGCCGAGCTTATGGTGGCAGTTCGCCAGAGCTGGGATCGGCCGCTTACAGCGGATGCATTATGTGATTGGCAGTATCGTTTGCTGGCAGGTAGTTCTGGTATACAGATTGGCTCATGGCGCGAGAGTCTCGAGCCAATGCGAATTGTTTCCGGTCCACTGGGGCGTGAAACCGTACATTTCGAGGCACCCCCTGCCAGTCGGGTTCCGGGGGAGATGCAGCAGTTTCTACAGTGGTTTAACAACACCGCACCGGGGGGTTCTATGAG comes from the Spirochaeta africana DSM 8902 genome and includes:
- a CDS encoding Fic family protein; protein product: MYIWQHNEWPRFRYQLPGLEDLLYLFAERVGRVSGAWHALAEPNRQEAMLQIMSAEAVKSSEIEGLQLNRGDVYSSIQKNLGLALDEKHIGDRRAAGAAELMVAVRQSWDRPLTADALCDWQYRLLAGSSGIQIGSWRESLEPMRIVSGPLGRETVHFEAPPASRVPGEMQQFLQWFNNTAPGGSMSRLETPVRSALAHLYFETIHPFEDGNGRIGRAVAEKALSQGVGRPVLLSLSGALESDRRAYYAALGHAQRNLEVTEWLRYFLQVILKAQTMSEQLIDFALKKIRFFERFEQRLNNRQLKVVRRMLQEGPEGFVGGMSARKYVGIAGTSKATATRDLQELRDMGAIGIRGSAGGRSTSYDIRL